GGGTTATCTTAAAACTAGCTGCAGGAACAGAATCACCTCAACTTGTGCTCTTGAGAAATTCTGATAAATATACTACTTTTATCTTGCTGTTAGGTTTTCTCCTctcttattcttttttctttattttcactTTGGTTATGTAATTATAGATGTGTCTGGTAGGACCATCTGTGAATTGCACTCTGAGTTCAAACCAGAGAAGTTGTGGATGGTACTTTCTTATGGGGGTATGTTGATGTAAACTTGTCACATACCAGAATGTCTGTAGAATGTATAAGGCTATCTATAAGTATAAGCATATGAACTATAAGAAAAAGGTGGCAGTCATGATCAATCAATCATGTAATGTAGTGGGATTTGGTTTACTGTAGGCAGTGTATCAACCACTATGGGAAAAAGGTTATACTCTTCTGTTTTGATTTGGTCTATCGCATTGCAAGATTTCTTACATCTTTAAATATGTGAAACTTGATTCTACTTGTTTCCTTGAAGTTTATGGATGATGGAAAATGGTCAAtgcctactttttttttatatataaccgAGAGAACGACATCTCATATTGGACTAAACTTGGGCTACCGAGATGTCTCTTTCGAAAGACTGCCGGGCCCATTACATTTatgaggaacaaaaaaaaattcaaaatattttctaagAAGATCATTTCCTTATCCTACAAAAAGTTCTGTTGCTCATCTTTGGTTTCTGAAAACCATGTCAAGGCTGAGCCTTCCAAGATGATGTGATGTCTGCAACTGCTTCGCCGACTGTGATATAGAGACCATTGGACTCGAACGATTCGAGGATTTTCGACTTTTGTAGCTTTTCCATAACACTTCCAGCAGGGTTTGCCAATACAATCTGCATCAAAAGGTTCACATGTATGAGGAActccaatagagtacaaggacTGCATAGTTGGGTTCATGGGTGGTCGTATTCCTTACCTGTAGTGATCTCTTGCTCATCATCTTTTGAAGTTCACATACCATTTCAATACCACTTGTGTCAATGGCAGTCACAGCTGAAAGAAAATGTGAAACTCTGAGCACAAATTGGCTAAGGATTCATTCTAGTGGAGAATACAGAGAGTTCCTGCTTGAGCACATACCAGTCATGTCCAGAATTACACATTTCAGTGCGTTCTCGTTGTTGGTCTTTATATGCTCTTCCTCTTCCCGAACCCATCTTAAGATCCTGCAGTAGACAAATCCCTCCATCAGAAAATATCTCAGCTGGTTGGTTCCAACTTCCGACGTCGGACATCGTAGGCCATGTGTCCAGACCAACTAGCCCCACGAGGGATGGAGAGTTAAGCAAACATTGAACTAACCTTTCTTGTAAGTAGGTGGAGTTGGCAAAGTACATGGGGGATTCAATGGCAAGTATGAGAAGTGAAGGAATCCTTAGAGTTTCTTTGTATCTGTTGAGACTTTGGTACAGTTGAGTTCCTGGAATGTTTCCCAGAACAACTGTGTTTGGCCTGGTTACATGCAACAGAATCTTGAACACTGAAACTCCAACCTGAAATTTCATCTCACATTCTTAGGATTAACAGAACATAAGAAGCAGAATTCCATGGTGAAAGAAATGTCGGAACCCGGACGGCATACCGCTATGCCGAGTCCCAATGGGACTGAAATGAAGAGAACCCCAAAGAAGGAGCATAAGCAGGCTATGAAATCCAGTTTGTCAACTTTCCACAACCGAAACGCGGCCTGATAATCGATCAGTCCGATTACTGCTGTTATGATGATGGATGCTAAGATGACATTGGGAGTGTAATGGAATAGTGGCATGAGAAAGAGCAGAGTCACTAGCACTGTTGCTGCCAttattatgtttgaaactgctgTTTGTGCACCAGCATTGTAGTTTATAGCAGATCTTGAAAATGATcctgaagaaaaggaaaaataccaGTTCAGAAGTTGTTGTAGCTTTATTACTGCTGCCTAAGAACAATGGTCTCAAGGGAATAAACATCATCACCTGTTGTAACAAAGCATGAAGTGCAAGATCCTGCCATGTTCATGAATCCAATAGCCATCATTTCTTTGTTACCATCAACTTGATAGTTCTGCAGAGCAGCAAATGTCCTTCCCACTGCAATTCCTTCCTATAAAACCCGAAATCGGGCAAGCTATTCAGATGAGGAAATGATATAGCACAAGAAAGAAGAGACATTAGGGTTGTTTTGGCAACTTACAGTGAGAGAGAGGATTCCAGTTACCAAGCCTGTTTTGATAGCAAGTCCCAGAAAATGACCACTAAAGTATAACATATTTGATGAGGGTGGATTTAGACCCTTTGGCAAGTTACCAATCtgttgatagaaagaaaaagactcTTACCAGACAATCTTTTTAGATATTAACAACATAATCTCGGATTACCGGATAATAATCTGTACTTACAACTGAGATTCCATGAGCTTTTGATTTGAGGCAGAAGACTAAAATGGTTGAGATAATAACTGAGGTCAGTGGGGCTGCTGCTGACACCCAAAAAAGCtttggtcttttcatgctctgcATACCATTTTTGTAGAAATGGTAAATATGAAAACTACAAAACAAGTGAACTTGAGAGAATTCAATGTAAAGCAACTGAAGAGACTTACAATATGCCTTGTTAGTAATAGAAAGACAAGGAAACAGAGACCCATCACAATTGTTTGCCAGGACCACTGCATAAACAAGTTTGTCAATGCCACAATTGACACAGTTATGATATGATGGGGTAAtgcaacttttggtcactgaaagagtTGTCAATTTATAGCATAGTTATCGAATGTCGACACAATCTAACTTGTGAACCCAAAGTTGATAATTGTTCCAATATACATACACCTACAAATTTATCACTATTCGGACAGATTCctaatattgattttttatgccAACATTAGCAGTTGACTATCCGAATAGTTGAAAATCTATCCAAGTGTGCATATTAGAACAATTTTTAACTTTGGGTTCTCAAGTTAGAATGTTTGAACATTCGATGACCGAGTTAAACCTGGTCAACTCTTTAAATGACCAAAAAAGTTGCATGACCCCTAGTTGTGATCAAAATTGATAATGAGTGAACCCACTTACttcatttttatgtttgaaaacaGAGGACATGACAGGAATAAGCTGCATCTGGCTAGTGAAGTGCACAATCCCAAGCAAACCTTTCAATTGCTGCAATGACACAATAATAGCAGCACCAGCCATGAACCCAACCAGGGTTGCCTTCGACAGAAAATCAATCACAAACCCCAACCTGTCATCCTCAAATCAAAGTCGGTTGGAATTGAAGAACAGAGAGAACCTATGAACTTAATGTGAACTGATCAATATTACCTGAGTAGACCCAGAGATGCTTGAAATAGACCAGCAAAAAAGGTAGCAGTAAAGGCCAATTTGAGATAGAGAATTGGGTCTTCAGTAAAAGAAACTGCCTCACTTAGCATGGAACCCATCACCAAAGATGCTATTGAGACTGGACCAACTGCTAGATGTCTTGAACTACCCAGAATAGAGTATATTAATGGAGGCACAAAGCTTGAATCTGCAAAAGACCCAGTTTAGTTAAATTGACATTCCCTTCATTGTTTCAATTTATTTGCAATAATTCATAAATGGGTACTCACATAGACCAATGATGGGTGGCAAATTTGCAAGTTTAGCATAACTAATTCCCTGCAATACCAATAAAAATGAGATAAGACCACACAATACAAATTAAGAAAAACCCATTAATGTGAATCTCCATTGGATTTTCATTAATTGTCAGGATATGATTTCTTATGcatggatttttttaaaaaaaaatcattaaatattactaaaataaaacaaaattcatgTTCAGAGCCAAgacagaaaaataaatttgttgacCTAAAGTATCTAAAAATAACCATAAAATTAATAGAAGACTGTGTATAAGCCATTTCAGCACTGATACACTGCCAAATTCCACTCTAATAATACAAAACAAATGGAATAAATGCAGTAACAACCAAGTGAACCAACTTAGACTCAGGGTCCTCTGTTCCTCAGAACTCAAaagatatatatctatatagatatataaattCATAGTTttgttgtatgtatatatgtctatatagatatataaactCATTCACTGCCAAACTCCACTCTAATAATACAAAACAAATGGAATAAATGCAGTAACAACCAACTCAGACTCAGGGTCCTCTGTTCCTCAGAACTCAAAAGATGGCAAACCCACAAATCATATGTAGCTatctatatagatatataaattCATAGTTTTGTTGTATATGTAGATATAAATATACCTGTGGAATTGCAAGACTGGCAATGGTGAGACCAGAGATGACATCAGACCTGAGAAGCCTCAAGTTGTATTCAGGACCCCACTGAAAAATGGGGCACAAGAATTGGAGGGCAAGGAGGAGTTTCTTACACCATGTTTGGTTCTTGAATCTGTAGAGTGGATCATCAGGGAAGAAGATCTCAGTGAGCTTGTGGTTCAGTTTTTGGAGAGTGGTTTGCTTTGGTGGAAGGCAAACACTGTGAATCTCCATTGatatagtagtagtagtagagACCCTGATTGAGGTTTcatgggaggaggaggagaaatgTTCTACTCTGTTACAGTTATTGACACCCATTTTTTTGAATTGAAAAGGCAAGAATGGTTGTGGAAggatatgtttattgggtttctCATTTATAGAGAGGGAGAGGAGATGGAGGCAGAGGAGGGGGGGTTATGTATGTGTGATGTGTCAGGTGGGAGTTACTGAGTAGTTGTTGGTTTGCCTTGCAGGGGTAGTTTGgtcattctatttttttctaaaaatattttataaatgcaaaaaaaaaagaacaagaatagAAGGCAGTTCTACTGTGGGACCCACAGAACAAATTTTTGATAtggtttttaattattatttttcattagcATTATACTTTTGACATTGAATTCTCTCTGTAATTTGGCATACTAATATATTTGCTTACAATAAGTGATCCCACTCCTTatattagtttctttttttttttaaaaaccgaTATCGACATTGTACAAGTGTGTCCATTTAACATTTGATGGGGCCTAAACTCATTCGATATAGCCTAGTGTAGCCCCCTTATCTACTCCCATGTTCCAAGTACGTACCGTTTGATCTAGATTCACCATTGTTTATATTAGGCCACGTCACATATTGTTGTTAGCAAAATTGTATGACTGATGAATAAATGAGAAAATTGGATTCAGCTGCAATTATGTACTTGATGCAATTACATAGGTCCAAGTATTAATCTAACGGggctagagagagagaaagaagtaaCAAAAAATCAGGGCCcttggattatatatatatccttagaTAGTTAGATTATTATCCTCAAAACAATTTGTGAAGAGAATATATTTATCATAAGATTTGCATTATTGAATAACGAAAACCGTTGGACGTACCATAACGAACATGCTATATATATCCCAAAAATTTAAGTACGTATTTATTTGTATAAGGTACTTAtaattgataaattatcaaGATTAAAATTTAATCTAGTATTGATAAAAGTATTGTAGGGAAACATTTTGAACGAGGGGGCCGAGGGAGTTGCTATGCTTTTGACAAATATTGTTACTGTTATTGTGTTTTGTTCAAATGGTTGCGAATTTCAAAATTCCTGAATCTGAATCGGATAGGTATCAAACTCACGACTTCCAAAGAGAGAAGACTCGTTCTTAACCAGTGGATGTTAGGCCGAGAACTAAACGTATTAGTTGATACATAATTAAACATTTTAAGATCTGAGACCCAATTGattcaaataaatatatatggaaATTAACAATATATTTGCCCATTAGTtttcagtatatatatatgactaagACAATAGTTAGGTAATTAGTTTGCAAGATAAATTCTAGCTTGAAAACCTACCAAAATTGATAGTGTTTGTCTTCATAGAATGCCCGATTCcaggatttgggggctccgtaATTCGTTTTAAATTGTAAAGTTTACAATTTAAATCTAATAATTTGGGAGTTGTGCCACACcacaccacatttttgttttttccatttttaaaatttgtctgaTTTTTTGTCCACCATTATATATAAATCGTAAATTTTAGGGAATTGTGGCGCCCCAAATTCCTAATTTCAGCCCAATAAATCATTATATTTTTTGCCTCTTctgaattttgatattttagatTGAACGGTTGTCGGTTCAATTCCACCAGATTCATATACATGTGTAAGCCATCAAGAGAAATCTGGATTGTATTCCAACTGCAAAATACAACtttattaattaacaaataccaaaattatataaaaaggTTCATGACATATATATGCACTTAATGAGTAGGTGGAGTTGTGCTACACGTTTTGGCTGCGGCAATGAGTCGTACATCGGTTTGAAAACCCTAAACCTGATAACTCGGTGGCTCGAAATCCGATATATCTTTAAAAGAGTTATCGGTCGGGCCATAATATAAGCGTCACATATTATAGTGTGTGCGGCCTTTGCACTTACGTTGATGCATGCCTAGGCTACAGGAAGAATGTAATACTACATAAGTATATATTGTGCGGACATCATATTTGTGAGTTTGTGTTGTTGTATGTGTGTGAGTTTTATGTATGCCTAGGTTACAAGAATAATGTAATACTACATAAGTATATATTCTACGGATATCATATTTGTGAGTCTGTGTTGTTGTATGTGTGTGAGTTTTATGTATGCCTAGGTTACAGCAAGAATGTAATACTACATAAGTATATATTCCGCGGACATCATATTTGCGAGTCTGTGTTGTTGTATGTGTGTGAGTTTTATGTATGCCTAGGTTACAAGAAGAATGTAATACTACATAAGTATATATTCTATGGACAGCATATTTGTGAGTCTGTGTTGTTGTATGTGTGTGAGTTTTATGTGCCATAAAAAAACACCATAAGTATACATGGACAAATCACATGTATGTTTATTTTCCTTTCCATGAGTTGACTTTCGAAAACCagaatgatacatgttcataattttctcattcataaatttacataatctatgtgacaaGCTAAataagcatgccacatagattaacaaaacaaacaaactttattaaagaagtcaCATAGGCATACCACatttttatgtaaatttatagatgtgtagtgcttccgttTCGAAAAATTAACTAAAATTAACCTTAATGGTTACATATGATAATATCCAATAATTAGAGAACAATTGATGATTTTTAGTAATTAATGCATCCCTTGTTGGACTCCATTAGCTCCCCAAAAGTTGGCCGCGTGCGTGATTCTTTTGACCAAATTAATCGGGTTCTTAATTTAGACCTACCTTGaccaagatatatatatataaatatatatatatatatatatatataatttgaataTCCCATATTATTCTGTAGGGACAAAACTTTGATTCAccatttaatttatatttattaattttccaTATTTATATgccaatatatatttattagatcAAAATCCACTAGTCGATGGGCTCCACCTGGATTTCCCATATCAAAATCTTCTTCTCATaatttatcatatatattataaaaaataatcattatatatatatatatttatatatatatataaaatatatcatGCACCACCTTATGTGACTGCCTAATCTTTGATAGTTTAGGATcagtttggtttgattttgggGTACCTTCTGTGTTTTGTTTTACTCTAAACTCTTAAAGTGTTGTcgatatataataaaattataaagtgACTAGACCGACAAGTTGGCTGTGAGAGAAATTAGCCGTCGTTACCACCctaaattgaaaaatatgtttctttTTGAGAAACAAAGGATGCTTTTATAGTTTGGTATACTTCCATATATATTTACACTTTTCTCTATGTCCCATGCACATTAAGCACGAGTTATATAAAATTTGCTAAGTTATAGACGTAAAGTTTGACACAGCGGGATTTAGGAAGAAATGTTGGTCGTAAAATGTGTTTGTTGCATTGGAAAAGCATAGACTCACTTTCCTAAGTTTCTTCTGATGTGAAAAGGGAAGATATGCCTGGTAAATTAACATTGGAAATATATGCCTTAGGTTCCGTTCGAGGATACGAGATGTTCCTTTGTCGATATCTGGGTATTGTTCGTACCCGTGGCCGGGTCGCTGTAGTCGTCGGTAACATTAAAGTAAAATAACGATTTTTGGTCATCACATATGCCCATACCCGTTATGATAACATTTTACTAATTGTTTTTAATACGTAGCTAGAGATGTGTTACAAATGAGCATTGACACATCTATAAATATGTAGACAATTAATGTGTCTTTGAATCACTTGGCCATAGTATAGTGGTGAATATCTCTAAGGCCAAATCATATTGACTCGGAAGGTcgtgagttcgattttcaccaAGAAAAACACATCCTTGTGGCCATGCACTTGGCTTTAGCCTAATTTACCCTgtcgtcaggtgagaaatttcttTGTGTGCGGGCCTCAATGctcgagtttagacccatatcaaatgttcaaatggAAAATTTGTATGAGGGTCGTTCTCTgttatcaaacaaaaaagaattaaTGTGCCCTTTGCGCCCATCTAAACTCGAAAAGATAAATTTGTAGATTATCATGAAgcatatacatgtgtgtgtacTTGTGAACATCGCTTGTTATTTATTCTTTCAATCCTTCGGCATGGAATTGCTTAAGAGTCAAAAGTTTCTGCTTGTGATTTGGCCACTTgatgcattatatatatatgcatatatcaacCCCATGATATTTCATCCTAACCGAATATTTGTTGATCTTTTTAATTGGTAGATTGGCTAGATTCgtcttttgaaatttgaaccatAAAGTTACAATTAAATAAAACGAAAGAAATGGAGAGACAAAGACATGCATCTTACGCGGCGACAGGTAGGCGTGCCCTTTGATTGTAAGGAATAAATGGAATCGCAAAGATCGACAGTGATATTTGTCAAGCAACCCTAACTGTACATATCCTTTTTTCTTCCCACAATTGATGAACCAGATTCAACCACGAGTCCCTTTGCTTCGTTAATTTCTTCCTTTTTGATTGAGGGGGAATATGTTGTACTAGCGTTTGAATTAATTTGAATAAGAGTGTATGATGGTGGTGATAGatgcaaagaaaatatatatattatggagTAAACTTGCACTTGTCGGGGAGGAATAATAAATATGTTGTGATTCTCTACGCTATTTTATTGTGTCCTGACATGTTCGTAGATCAAGGTTTTTTAATCTAAACTTTGTGTTTTCGCGACCAAATTGGCTCTGTTGGGTagagtttatttatttttcattttcaatattagtttataagttgtgaaataagTTGTCAAGTGTCAAGTGAGATGTTTAACGAAACTTATAACTTATGCTAATTACTTATAGGATGTGGAAAGTCCGTTTTATATGTAATATTTGTAAgtgtaaattataaatttatacgTATAATTTGTTATTATAAGTATAAATATGAATTaaaagtataatttattattaaatttaattttaagtataaattacaagatatatttatattaaataaaattgaaatttgttaTTCACTAGTGGTATCGCTGTGCCAAACAGGTACATATATCAAATCTGCCTGTCATTTCCTCTTTGTTCACTTTTCTATTCTCGTATGATTTCACGGTTGTTGTTTCACGTTTCCAATAACTTAAACATGTTTTTTGAACCATAGATATAGCTAATTAGGAAAGGAGAAGGAATGACCCAACTAAGTGACTAACCTAGCTAGATCATGGTTTTCAAACTCGATCTTAATTGTCACACATTGCCCATACCGATAAGAAGAAAATGCTCCACTATACACCATGGAGGGTCTTCCATTGCCAATTTTGGATATGATCATATCTTATTTATTCTCTGCACTTTCATTGGTTATTACTttgaagcatatatatatatatatatatatatatatatatatatatatacacgtaaaCCAAATGCCATCCACACGCCTCTATCAATCATTATGTGCGTCTACCATTAGTTGCTTCAACTACTTGAATATCGTAAAATACCGACCAAGctatatgtatacataaataaatacatacatatatatacatatatacacacaatcaTTATGTGCGTCTAGCATTAGTTGCTTCTAGTACTTGAAGATCATAAAATACCGACCAagctatatgtatgtatacaatCATTATATGCGTCTAGCATTTGTTGCTTCAAGTACTTGAAGATCATAAAAGACCAACCAagctatgtgtatatatattatatacaccACTAAGAACATATACTTATTGAGTTTATATTAGTAATCTACTTTTAATTAAACCCCAAAATCTGACCAAATAACtgagattaaagttgatttaTGTTATAGAGGTTAAGATTTAGAGTTTAAGGGTTTATGATTTAGAGTTTAGTGTTTGagatttaggatttagagttTATGATCTAGGTTTTAAGTtttgagtttagggtttaggattgtATAAACAACTTTaatctaaaatattttagagtTTAAGAGATTAAAAATAGAGGTATTTATATAAACCCATTAAGGACATCTTTTATTGGaaaatggatatatatatatatatataaaataatgaccgtaaattataatattaaaatgCATAAAGTGAGTCAAAATGGGTCTCCTAGAATTCGTTGGATCCAATTCTAAATTCACAGGATGAACATTCATACCTACATACATATTTGATGTAGATAGTGGATGGCATTGAGAAAGCCAGCGTGAGTGGAGTGGACAATTATACTTTAGGTGACTAATTTTGTGTTCAATGCGAGTTCCCACATGCATGACGAAGGTCAACTTTGGTGATCTGTCTCGCTAAAATTATGACGTCTAAGAATTATACGTGTAGTGGTGAAGGCACGTAAAGACCTATCCTATATCTAATATCTAGGACTTATCATTCTCTCCTCTTCAATTTAATCCTctctatatatgtaatatactGGGTCTCGATATAGGTTTCAACTGTTTCATGAAGTTATAAGTTCTTTCATGTGACCCAGAATTAATCTGTTAATTGTACGATGAACAGTTGAGTGAGTTCtatgttataaaaaaaagattttttctTCATATAACAGCACGACCATACTATTCCATAGCAGTCTCTTCACTTCAAAGATGAAGTTATTTCTTCATATATGACACACCAAGTATACCCTAAATCTGTAAATGATATTACACCTTTGATTCTTCCTCTTTAATTTGAAGGTCTCCAACATCCAAAAATGCTTTGCAGTCGAGGAAAAATGTTGATGCACCATTTTAATGAAGTGTCAGAGTATACTAATATTCCTCTTACGTTGCCATCAGATATGTTCCAGCCTTCCAGGCCGTCCATTCTCTGATTGTCTTGTAATTGACGATGGGTGATCAATCTTCTCACGCTGCTTTTCTTTGACCAAATGGTTCCAAAAAGTCCAAACCTTCTTCTAATATGAAGCCATCACTAGTGCCTCGGAGAAGTCGCTGTACTGTACATATAATAACAAGTTGATTATTAAGCTACATGGCTTTGACCATTtttatttagggtttttggccCAACAATGTTTTGggctttaatttttattgaatttgGGTTAGGCCCATCAATGATCAAAGGCGCGAATAAGTGTGTAGCAAAAACATTACAGGACAGCTTCTGACTTTCTGTTGGACAAAGCTAGAAAATCTAAGTAGGCGTTAGAGTTtaaaattttcacatttttaatttttaatttttttcctggCGTATTTAGTTGCATAATCGCTCGCCAATTCATAACATAAGCACCAAAACCCATCTCTTTATCTAAGCTGGATCACCTCGATCTTTTGGGCTAGCGAATTGGGATCTCGATCGTATCTCATCCTTCCGAGTGTGTAATTAGCGAAAATGGTGAGTCTGTGATTGCATTGGCGTTCTGGGAAGTAATTGCGGAATTTCAATGTTGGTTAGATCTGGTTCAAATTTGCTTCGATTTGATGTTAATGTCATCGTGTCTGCTTGAGTACGTTGATTTCTTGCTCTCATTATGAAAATGGAATGTGTCTCTTGCATGCTAATTTTGAATGTGGAAGCCTCGGATCGGGTGTTCGGTTGCTTAGAATTAGTGACATGAGAATTGCCGGGATCTGTTGTTATTTGCGACTTGAACTCGAAATCTGATTTCACTAATTAAATTCAATGTGGAAACTTAGGATCAGTTGTCTTCCTTTTGATTGTTTCAAGTTGGGCAAAGGTgtggttttctttttgtttgtaaaTGGCTTGTTAGCAAGTAAACAGTGTGATTAGTGTTTGAATTAAGCAATTGGATAATGGTTTTGAATTTGGTTGGGATcttacttttaattttatttggtgCATATGAACTCTATTGTGGAGGAAACTAGAATGTTTTCTTGAATTCTGAATTTAAAAGTCCCTTGATTTTTTTCAGTAACCAAATGGATTTTTAGGTTGCTGAGTTATGTAGATATCTTATTTCAGTTTTTGGGACTAACaagttttc
This genomic stretch from Tripterygium wilfordii isolate XIE 37 chromosome 22, ASM1340144v1, whole genome shotgun sequence harbors:
- the LOC119990983 gene encoding probable sulfate transporter 3.4, translating into MGVNNCNRVEHFSSSSHETSIRVSTTTTISMEIHSVCLPPKQTTLQKLNHKLTEIFFPDDPLYRFKNQTWCKKLLLALQFLCPIFQWGPEYNLRLLRSDVISGLTIASLAIPQGISYAKLANLPPIIGLYSSFVPPLIYSILGSSRHLAVGPVSIASLVMGSMLSEAVSFTEDPILYLKLAFTATFFAGLFQASLGLLRLGFVIDFLSKATLVGFMAGAAIIVSLQQLKGLLGIVHFTSQMQLIPVMSSVFKHKNEWSWQTIVMGLCFLVFLLLTRHISMKRPKLFWVSAAAPLTSVIISTILVFCLKSKAHGISVIGNLPKGLNPPSSNMLYFSGHFLGLAIKTGLVTGILSLTEGIAVGRTFAALQNYQVDGNKEMMAIGFMNMAGSCTSCFVTTGSFSRSAINYNAGAQTAVSNIIMAATVLVTLLFLMPLFHYTPNVILASIIITAVIGLIDYQAAFRLWKVDKLDFIACLCSFFGVLFISVPLGLGIAVGVSVFKILLHVTRPNTVVLGNIPGTQLYQSLNRYKETLRIPSLLILAIESPMYFANSTYLQERILRWVREEEEHIKTNNENALKCVILDMTAVTAIDTSGIEMVCELQKMMSKRSLQIVLANPAGSVMEKLQKSKILESFESNGLYITVGEAVADITSSWKAQP